The following proteins are co-located in the Candida dubliniensis CD36 chromosome 3, complete sequence genome:
- the CDR1 gene encoding drug resistance protein 1 (truncated) (short variant of CDR1; this protein exists as a longer form (UniProt Q8NJ55; 1501aa) in C. dubliniensis strain CD57; the truncated version described here (UniProt Q8NJ56; 755aa) is found in strain CD36; see Moran et al. (2002). Antimicrobial Agents and Chemotherapy 46(9): 2829-2941 for further details;~the truncated protein expressed by this short variant of the CDR1 gene does not show drug resistance activity), whose amino-acid sequence MLDSKMSSQDESKLERATSQDSSSENHSINEYHGFDAHTSENIQNLARTFTHDSFKDDSSAGLLKYLTHMSEVPGVNPYEQEEINNEQLDPDSENFNAKFWVKNLRKLFESDPEYYKPSKLGIGYKNLRAYGVANDSDYQPTVTNALWKLATEGLRHFQKDDESRYFDILKSMDAIMRPGELTVVLGRPGAGCSTLLKTIAVNTYGFHIGKESQITYDGLSPKDIEHHYRGDVIYSAETDVHFPHLSVGDTLEFAARLRTPQNRGEGIDRETYAKHMASVYMATYGLSHTRNTNVGNDFVRGVSGGERKRVSIAEASLSGANIQCWDNATRGLDSATALEFIRALKTSAVILDTTPLIAIYQCSQDAYDLFDKVVVLYEGYQIFFGKATKAKEYFEKMGWKCPQRQTTADFLTSLTNPAEREPLPGYEDKVPRTPQEFEAYWKNSPEYAELIQEIDEYFVECEKSNTRETYRESHVAKQSNNTRPASPYTVSFFMQVRYGVARNFLRMKGDPSIPIFSVFGQLVMGLILSSVFYNLNQTTGSFYYRGASMFFAVLFNAFSSLLEIMSLFEARPIVEKHKKYALYRPSADALASIISELPVKLAMSMSFNFVFYFMVNFRRNPGRFFFYWLMCVWCTFVMSHLFRSIGAVSTSIAGAMTPATVLLLAMVIYTGFVIPTPSMLGWSRWINYINPVGYVFEALMVNEFHGREFQCAQYVPSGPGFENVSRSNQVCTAVGSIPGNEMVSGTNYLAGAYQ is encoded by the coding sequence GGTTTGATGCCCACACAAGTGAAAACATTCAGAATTTGGCCAGAACTTTTACTCATGATTCTTTTAAAGATGATTCGTCGGCCGGTTTATTAAAATACTTAACTCATATGTCAGAAGTGCCTGGTGTCAATCCAtatgaacaagaagaaataaataatgaacAATTGGATCCAGATTCAGAAAATTTTAATGCCAAATTTTGGGTCAAAAATTTAAGGAAATTGTTTGAATCCGACCCCGAATATTATAAACCTTCCAAATTGGGAATTGGGTACAAAAATTTAAGAGCATATGGTGTTGCTAATGATTCAGATTATCAACCTACTGTCACTAATGCTCTTTGGAAATTAGCCACAGAAGGTCTTAGacattttcaaaaagaTGACGAGTCTCGgtattttgatattttgaaatcaatggATGCTATCATGAGACCTGGAGAACTTACTGTTGTTTTGGGTAGACCTGGTGCTGGTTGTTCGACATTGTTAAAGACCATTGCTGTAAACACATATGGTTTCCACATTGGTAAAGAGTCCCAAATTACTTATGATGGGTTATCTCCAAAAGACATTGAACACCACTATCGTGGTGATGTTATTTATTCTGCTGAAACCGATGTTCATTTCCCACATTTGAGTGTTGGTGATACTTTGGAATTTGCTGCTAGATTGAGAACTCCACAAAACAGAGGTGAAGGTATTGATAGAGAGACTTATGCCAAACATATGGCCAGTGTTTATATGGCCACCTATGGGTTATCCCACACAAGAAACACTAATGTTGGTAATGATTTTGTCCGTGGTGTTTCTGGTGGTGAGAGAAAAAGAGTATCAATTGCTGAAGCTTCGTTAAGTGGTGCTAATATCCAATGTTGGGATAATGCCACTAGAGGGTTAGATTCTGCTACTGCTTTGGAATTCATTAGAGCTTTGAAAACATCAGCAGTTATTTTAGACACAACTCCATTGATTGCTATTTATCAATGTTCTCAAGATGCTTATGATTTGTTTGataaagttgttgttttatatGAAGGttatcaaattttctttggtAAAGCCACCAAAGCCaaagaatattttgaaaaaatggGTTGGAAATGTCCTCAAAGACAAACCACTGCTGATTTTTTGACTTCATTAACTAATCCAGCTGAAAGAGAACCATTACCAGGTTATGAAGATAAAGTTCCAAGAACTCCTCAAGAATTTGAAGCTTATTGGAAGAATTCTCCAGAATATGCTGAATTAATCCaggaaattgatgaatattttgttgaatgTGAGAAATCAAACACCAGAGAAACTTATCGTGAATCTCACGTTGCCAAACAATCTAATAATACCAGACCAGCATCTCCATATACTGTTTCATTCTTTATGCAAGTGAGATATGGTGTTGCTAGGAATTTTCTTCGAATGAAAGGTGATCCATCTATTCCGATATTTTCAGTTTTCGGTCAACTTGTAATGGGTCTTATTTTGTCATCAGTTTTCTATAATCTTAATCAAACAACTGGATCATTTTATTATAGAGGTGCTTCCATGTTCTTTGCTGTTTTGTTTAATGCGTTTTCATCACTTTTGGAAATTATGTCACTTTTCGAGGCCAGACCAATTGTCGAGAAACATAAAAAATATGCTCTTTATCGCCCTTCTGCTGATGCATTGGCCAGTATTATAAGTGAATTACCCGTCAAATTAGCAATGTCAATGTCATTTAACTTTGTGTTTTATTTCATGGTTAATTTCAGGAGAAACCCAGGAagattctttttctattgGTTAATGTGTGTTTGGTGTACATTTGTTATGTCCCATTTGTTTAGATCCATTGGTGCTGTTTCAACATCTATTGCTGGTGCTATGACCCCTGCTACTGTGTTGTTATTGGCTATGGTTATTTACACTGGGTTCGTTATCCCAACTCCAAGTATGTTGGGTTGGTCAAGATGGATTAATTACATCAATCCTGTTGGTTATGTGTTTGAAGCGCTCATGGTTAATGAGTTCCATGGTCGTGAATTCCAATGTGCTCAATATGTTCCAAGTGGCCCAGGTTTTGAAAATGTATCACGTTCGAATCAAGTGTGTACTGCAGTTGGGTCTATTCCAGGTAATGAAATGGTTAGTGGTACCAATTATTTGGCTGGTGCTTACCAATAG